The DNA region TCAATATTCATGTACAGACTTGTGTTGGCAGCAAACAACTAACTGAGGATGAGGTAACAAAAATTACTgatgtttttaaatgttccCAGCCAGATTGTAATATAACCAGTATAGTCCCCTTAATTTGTGAGAAATGCAACAAGCACTTCTGTATTAAACACAGGCATATTGTAAATTGTGGAAACATCGATGAGGAAGCATTGGCTgctgaaaaagaaaaatatgctAAGCCGGTCAGGGATTTTGAAAAAGCAAAGGCGGCTGTTGATAAACaggtaaatataatacatttctACAGAAAGTACAAGgatatatttgtttgtatattttagattgaaataaatttaaccaatGTTAAAAAGAGGGAGAAGCAAAGGCAACTGGCTAATAAGATCCaactaatgaaaataaaaaacagagccactggtttaaaaataattcccacttcaaatcgaatttattttaatatacaactaCCAGAATCATATGGGTCAAAAACATCACCagtatttgtttccaacaCATGGACTTTAGGTAGAGTTACTGATGCTATTGCAAAAGAATGtaatgttcaaaataataataacatagcCACGGAAAAAAAGTTAAGACTATTTAGAAAAGATACAGGCCAAATAGTATCAAACTCTATGTCATGCATTATGGAAGATTTATTAAAGGAGGAACTTTTGATGGATggagacaatttaattttggaatatgTAGATGAATCATGTTTGCAATTAGAGTTAAATTAGActgttcatttaaataaataaatactttcaatattttgtaattattattttgtcttcaagaataaatatttaaaaacacctaaaaattatatagttgAAATGGGAACATAAGGGAAgcataagttaatatttttcaacaaaaaatcttgaaaatcagttaaatttttgagacattttatcttattataaatcattttatttttttattaatgctcACCTTCTATGTCCAAACGAGTCTGATGTAGCGGTGGACAACAAAGACATGATATCAGACATAACAAAAGGTTGTGACATGTCTGAAAGTACTGACACTCTTGAGGACACCGAACTCGGTAAGCTAGTCTTTTGTGTCACCGTATGGGTGGTATATCTTTTCGAAGCCCTACTTTGGATCGCTTCCAAGTTCTTGTCAATAACTAATGAACATATGTAGATAAATaagttgaattaattattattaagtgttTACTTGGCATGGCTGACGACTCGATGCGCTCCAAATACTTGTAGAAAACCttattttccaatattaaaaatttcaatccaGCTTCTAAATCTTTCAAGTAAGCTTTATAATCTTGTTCAGTCCATTCATCTAAAATCAAACGATTTTTACCACACTTGATAACTATGACATACAGTACCTCtaattatttcagaatttGACCTCAGTTCCATTAAACCgtccatttttataaataaattcgggaccacaaaaatgtgtaaaaaatttaaattaacagaaatCTGTCACTGTCatactattaaaatacaaataatacgCTCACCATGATGTGATTGATCAAACAATAGACACATTTTAGTTGGTGGTCATTGTATTTCGTTCGCAGTTAAACGATACTGaaactagtttatttaatt from Aethina tumida isolate Nest 87 chromosome 1, icAetTumi1.1, whole genome shotgun sequence includes:
- the LOC109595104 gene encoding AN1-type zinc finger protein 1 — translated: MELPQLGKQCAEPNCKQLDFLSLNCKCGKVFCKEHFNIHVQTCVGSKQLTEDEVTKITDVFKCSQPDCNITSIVPLICEKCNKHFCIKHRHIVNCGNIDEEALAAEKEKYAKPVRDFEKAKAAVDKQIEINLTNVKKREKQRQLANKIQLMKIKNRATGLKIIPTSNRIYFNIQLPESYGSKTSPVFVSNTWTLGRVTDAIAKECNVQNNNNIATEKKLRLFRKDTGQIVSNSMSCIMEDLLKEELLMDGDNLILEYVDESCLQLELN